The Magnetospirillum sp. XM-1 genomic interval CCACAGGGCGAAGCCGTCTTGCCGCCCCGCCGGGTCGGCCAGCCAGCGGGCCATGGCCTCGCCCCGCTTGGCGTCGGACTCCGAGCCGGTGAGCAGGGCGGACACGGCGGCGCGCAAGGCCTCGCCGTCGAAATGGGCCTCGTCCGCCGCCCATTCCAGCAGGGTTTCCGGAGTGTCGCCCTCCTCCAGCCCCAGCCGGGCGCCGAGCGCCGCCAGCGCGCCCTCCACCCCGCCGTGGCGGTCCAGCAGCCGCTCCAGCCGGCCGCGCTCGGCGGTCAGCTCACCCATCAGCTCGGGAAAGGCCGTTTCGTGGACCCGACCGGTCACCAGGGCCAGGGCGCGGCCCAGCTCGCCATCGCCTTGCCGTGCGCGGGCCAGGACGTCCAGCTTGGCGGCCTCCAGCAATTCGCCCGCGTCGCGGTCGTCCATCACCTGGAAGTGGGGCGCGATGCCCGCCTCCAGGGGAAAGCGGCGCAGTAGCGACTGGCAGAAGGCGTGGATGGTCTCCATGTGCATGCCGCCGGGCGCGTCCAGCAGGGCGGCGAACAGGCGGCGCGCCCCGGTCATCTCTTGGCCCGAGGGCAGGCGACCCAGCAGGCGCTCCAGATCGGCGGCCAGATCCTGGTCGCGCGCCGTCGCCCACTGGCCCAGCCGCCCGGCGATGCGGTTGGACATCTCGGCGGCGGCGGCCTTGGTGAAGGTCAGGCACAGGATCTTGTGAGGGGGCGTGCCGGCCAGCAGCAGGGTCAGCACCCGGTCGGTCAGCACCTTGGTCTTGCCGGTGCCGGCGCTGGCCGCCACCCAGACGCTGGCCGTCGCGTCGGCGGCGCGGCGCTGGCGCCGGTCGGCGTCCTGGGAAAGGGCCGAAGCCTCCGTCATAGAGTGCCTTCCAGGGCCTCGATCACCTGGGCCAGGGTGATTCCGTCGGCCCGCGCCGCGAAGCCCAGCGCCATGCGGTGGCGCAGCACCGGCGCGGCCAGCGCCCGGATGTCGTCCACCGAAGGGGCGAGGCGGCCCTGCAGCAGGGCCCGCGCCCTGGTGGCCAGCATCAGCGCCTGGGCGGCGCGCGGCCCCGGTCCCCAGGCCACGGCGCGCCGCACCAGATCCAGCGACGTGCTTTCCGGGCGGCCCTGGCGCACCAGATTGAGGATGGCATCCACCACCGCGTCACCCACCGGAATGCGCCGCACCAGCGCCTGGGCGGCCAGCAGGTCGGCGGCGGTCATGACGCGCACCGGCTCGGCCGATTGCGCCCCGGTGGTGTCGATCAGCATGCGGCGCTCGGCGGCCAGATCGGGATAGCCCACGTCGATCTGCATCAAAAAGCGGTCCAGCTGCGCCTCGGGCAGGGGGTAGGTGCCCTCCTGCTCCAGCGGATTCTGGGTGGCCAGCACGTGGAACGGCCGGGGCAGGTCGAGGCGGGCGCCGGCCACGCTGACGTGATGCTCCTGCATGGCTTGCAGCAGCGCCGACTGGGTGCGCGGTCCCGCGCGGTTGATCTCGTCGGCCATCAGCAGCTGGCAGAACACCGGGCCCTGGATGAAGCGGAAGGCGCGCGCGCCGCCTGCGCCCTCCTCCAGCACCTCGGAGCCCAGGATGTCGGCGGGCATCAGGTCGGGGGTGAACTGCACCCGCTTGTCGTCCAGGCCCAGCACCACGCCCAGCGTGTGGACCAGCCGGGTCTTGGCCAGTCCGGGCAGGCCGATCAACAGGGCGTGACCCCCCGCCAGCAGCGTGATAAGACTCTGATCTATGACCTCGTCCTGACCGAAGATGACGCGGCCGATGGCGGCGCGGGCCTCGGACAGACGGGCGTCGAGGACGGCGATGTCGTCGGGCGGGGCGGCAGAGCTGGTGTGGGGTGTCATGGGGTGGCGCCTCGCACGGGATAAAGAACGCAGGAGCGGCCGAGTGAACCAGCCTTTGACCGATGCCCCTCCCGACGTGGATTACCCGGGGCGGTTGCCCCAATATTGCGGCGACCTGGGTATCCGCATCGACCGGCAGGGACGTTGGTTCTACCATGGCTCGCCGATCAACCGCAAAGAGATGGTCTGCCTGTTCGCCTCGGTGTTGTACCGCGCCAAGGACGGCGGCTATCTCCTGATCACGCCGGGCGAGATGGGCCGCATCGAGGTCGACGACGTCCCCTTCCTGGCGGTGGAGATGTATACGTGCGGATCGGGCCGCGAGATGGTGGTCAGCTTCCGCACCAACATGGACGAGATGGTCACGGTGGACAGGGACCATCCGCTCCGCATCGCGGAGGCCGAGGGCTCGGGGGAGCCGTCGCCCTACGTCACCGTGCGGGATGGGATCGAGGCGCGCCTCAGCCGCTCGGTCTATTACGAACTGGTCGCCCTGGGCTGGGAGGAAGAGCTCCCGGGCGAATCGGGAAAGGGAGAAACGGTTTACGGCCTATGGAGCAGCGGGAGCTTTTTTCCCTTGGGGAGGCTGGACCTTCCCCAATGACGCGCGAGGTGATCGCGCGCAAGCTGGCCGACGGGTTCAACCCGCGCGGACGGGGGGATTCGGCCCTGGAAGCCCTGGTCCAGGGCGGCGCCGTCCGCCCCGGCGCCCCCATCGACGACGACACCCTGACCCCGGCGGCGGTGCTGGTGCCCCTGGTCGAGCGCGACGGGGGAATGACGGTGATGCTGACCAAGCGCACCGCCCATCTGGCCCACCATCCCGGCCAGATCAGCTTTCCCGGCGGACGCCTCGAACCCGAGGACAAGGGCGACTTCGCCACCTGCGCGCTGCGCGAGACCGAGGAGGAGACCGGCCTGGAGCGGCGCAAGGTGCGTCTGCTGGGCCGCCTGGACGATTACGTCACCGGCACCGGCTTCGTCATCACGCCGCTGGTGGGAATCATCGACCCGCCCTTCACCCTGTCGCCCGATTCCTTCGAGGTGGCCGAGGTGTTCGAGGTGCCGCTTTCCTTCATCCTCGACCAGGCCAACCACCAGCTGCAAAGCCGCGAGGTTCGGGGCATGCAGCGGCCCTTCTGGGCGCTGACCTGGCAGGAGAGGCTGATCTGGGGCGCCACCGCCGGCATCCTGGTCAACCTGTTCGAAGTGCTGGTTTCCCCTCATTCCGGCGTATCGCCGGAATGAGGGACATCATTGTCCCTCGCCGGGCGCTCGCCTCCGCGAGCTTGGCCGCCGGGTCCCGATATGAGTAGCACCCGCCTCCACCTCAATCCCGGCGATCCCATCGGCCTTTTGGGACCACAAGACTGGATGGACGCGCCCGAGACCCGTGCCGTGGTGGCCGCGCTCCAGGCCGACGGCGCCCAGGTGCGCTTCGTCGGCGGCTGCGTGCGCGACGCGCTTCTGAAGCGGCCCATCCGCGACATCGACATCGCCACCCCCGACCCGCCCGAACGGGTGCTGGCCCTCTTGGACGACGCGGGCATCCACGCCATTCCCACCGGCATCGACCACGGCACGGTGACGGCGGTGATCGGCAAGGCCCATTACGAGATCACCACGCTCAGGGTCGACGTGGAGACCTTCGGCCGCCACGCCCGCATCGAATACACCGATGACTGGCGGGCCGACGCGTCGCGCCGCGACTTCACCATGAACGCCCTGTCCGCCGACCCCGAGGGCAACGTCTACGACCCCTTCGACGGCATCGCCGACATGGCGGCCGGACGGGTGCGTTTCGTGGGCGAACCGGAAAAGCGCATCGAGGAGGATGCGCTGCGCCTGCTTCGCTTCTTCCGCTTCCACGCCCATTACGGCCGGGGCACCGCCATGGAGGCCCGGGCGCTCAACGCCTGCCGCCGCATGGCGGGCCGCCTGGAAAACCTGTCGGGCGAGCGGGTGGCGGGCGAATTGGTGCGCCTGCTGCTGGCCGACGACCCCACGCCGTCGCTGCTGGTCATGCACAGCCACGGCATCCTGGCCCACATCCTGCCCGAGGCGAAGGAGTTCGGACGGCTGCGCACCCTGGCCTGGCTGGAGCGCCGGGGACTGGCGCGGCCCGAGATCCACCCCGACGCCATCCGCCGCCTGGCCGCCCTGATCATCGCCGACCGTCCCGGCGCCCTGGCGCTTGGCGAACGGCTCAAGCTGTCGAGCCTTCAGGCCAAGCGGGTGGCGGCGGTGGCGGCGCCCAGAGTCCAGGTGGATTCCGACATGGACGGCCCCGCCATCCGCCGGGCGCTGCGCAAGGTGGGCGCGGACGAGTTCCGCGATCTGGTCATGGTGGCCTGGGCGGCGCGGCGCGCGCTCGATGCGCGGCCCGACGCCGCCGAGTCGGAGCGCTGGACCGCCATGCTGGACGCCGCCCGCGACTGGGTGCCGGTGGACCTGCCGGTCAAGGGACGCGATCTGATGGAAATGGGGGTGCCGCACGGCCCCGAAATCGGCGGCCTTCTGGCCGCCCTGGACGCCTGGTGGGAGGATCTGGATTACCGCCCGGACCGCGCCCAGTGCCTGGACAAGCTGCGCGAGCTCATGGCCGCCCGGTCATAGCCCGAAGGCGCCAACGAATTCCATGTCGGCTTCCAGCCGCTCGAGGCCGGTCACCACGGGGCGGCCCTTCTGGCGGGCCTGCCTCAACATCTGCTCCAAAGCCAGCTCGCTGCACTTCACGCACTGATTGCAGCCGCGCGCCGCGGCGCAGTTCAACACCTGATGCAGCTCATCGACGTCGAGTGGGACCGGACGCCGTTCCCAACCGCAGGGGCCTTCTTTGGGGCCGATTTTGACCATCAAACAACCTCACCGGACAATAAAGGGGAGACCGCCAATGGCGCCTCCCCTTCTCTTCCACCCAGTTCAGGTTATCCCATGAAAATGATATGGGCATTGGGGCATGCGTATATGAAAAATGCATTGAGAACGGCCATTTACAATCGGTTCTTCGACGGAAGGGTTAGTGTCCGCACCCTAGGCCGCCGTGCCGCCCACCGTCAGGCCGTCCATGCGCAGCGTCGGCTGGCCCACGCCCACCGGCACGCCCTGGCCGTCCTTGCCGCAGGTGCCGATGCCGGGATCGAGCGCCAGATCGTTGCCGATCATGGTCACGCGGGTCAGCGCGTCGGGACCGTTGCCGATCAGGGTGGCGCCCTTGACCGCCGGGCCGAGCTTGCCGTTCTCGATCAGATAGGCCTCTGACGCCGAGAACACGAACTTGCCGTTGGTGATGTCCACCTGGCCGCCGCCGAAATTGACGGCATAAATGCCCCTGGGCACCGAGGCGATGATCTCGGCCGGGTCCAAAGTCCCGGCCAGCATGAAGGTGTTGGTCATGCGCGGGATGGGGGCGTGGGCGTAGGATTGCCGCCGTCCGTTGCCGGTGGCCGCCACGCCCATCAGCCGCGCGTTCATGCGGTCCTGGAGGTAGCCCACCAGGATGCCGTCCTCGATCAGCACGGTGCGCGACGTGGGCGTGCCCTCGTCGTCGATGGACAGCGAGCCGCGCCGGTCGGGAATGGTGCCGTCGTCCACCACGGTGACGCCGGGCGAGGCGACGCGGGCGCCGATCTTGCCGGTGAAGGCCGAGGTGGCCTTGCGGTTGAAGTCGCCTTCCAGCCCATGGCCCACCGCCTCGTGCAGCATGACGCCGGGCCAGCCGTTGCCCAGCACCACCGGCATCTCGCCGGCCGGGGCGGGCACCGAGCCCAGGTTGACCGAGGCCTGGCGCAACGCCTCGTCGGCGCAGTGATGCCAGTCGGCCAGCCCCATCACCCCGCCATAGCCGATGCGACCGCCCATGCCGTGGCCGCCGGTCTCCATGCGCTCGCCATCGCCCAGCACCACGTTGACGCCGAGCCGCACCATGGGGCGGATGTCGGCGGCAAGCGTGCCGTCGGCCCTGAGGATGGTCACCGCCTGCCACGACCCGGCCAGCGAGGCGGTCACCTGGCGCACCCGGTTGTCCTTGGCGCGGGTGTAGGAATCGATCTCTTCGAGCAGCCGCACCTTGTCCTCGAAGGGCACCTGGGCCAGCGGATTGATTTCGGT includes:
- a CDS encoding MoxR family ATPase, which encodes MTPHTSSAAPPDDIAVLDARLSEARAAIGRVIFGQDEVIDQSLITLLAGGHALLIGLPGLAKTRLVHTLGVVLGLDDKRVQFTPDLMPADILGSEVLEEGAGGARAFRFIQGPVFCQLLMADEINRAGPRTQSALLQAMQEHHVSVAGARLDLPRPFHVLATQNPLEQEGTYPLPEAQLDRFLMQIDVGYPDLAAERRMLIDTTGAQSAEPVRVMTAADLLAAQALVRRIPVGDAVVDAILNLVRQGRPESTSLDLVRRAVAWGPGPRAAQALMLATRARALLQGRLAPSVDDIRALAAPVLRHRMALGFAARADGITLAQVIEALEGTL
- a CDS encoding DUF1285 domain-containing protein; translated protein: MGWRLARDKERRSGRVNQPLTDAPPDVDYPGRLPQYCGDLGIRIDRQGRWFYHGSPINRKEMVCLFASVLYRAKDGGYLLITPGEMGRIEVDDVPFLAVEMYTCGSGREMVVSFRTNMDEMVTVDRDHPLRIAEAEGSGEPSPYVTVRDGIEARLSRSVYYELVALGWEEELPGESGKGETVYGLWSSGSFFPLGRLDLPQ
- a CDS encoding CoA pyrophosphatase, encoding MTREVIARKLADGFNPRGRGDSALEALVQGGAVRPGAPIDDDTLTPAAVLVPLVERDGGMTVMLTKRTAHLAHHPGQISFPGGRLEPEDKGDFATCALRETEEETGLERRKVRLLGRLDDYVTGTGFVITPLVGIIDPPFTLSPDSFEVAEVFEVPLSFILDQANHQLQSREVRGMQRPFWALTWQERLIWGATAGILVNLFEVLVSPHSGVSPE
- a CDS encoding CCA tRNA nucleotidyltransferase, which encodes MSSTRLHLNPGDPIGLLGPQDWMDAPETRAVVAALQADGAQVRFVGGCVRDALLKRPIRDIDIATPDPPERVLALLDDAGIHAIPTGIDHGTVTAVIGKAHYEITTLRVDVETFGRHARIEYTDDWRADASRRDFTMNALSADPEGNVYDPFDGIADMAAGRVRFVGEPEKRIEEDALRLLRFFRFHAHYGRGTAMEARALNACRRMAGRLENLSGERVAGELVRLLLADDPTPSLLVMHSHGILAHILPEAKEFGRLRTLAWLERRGLARPEIHPDAIRRLAALIIADRPGALALGERLKLSSLQAKRVAAVAAPRVQVDSDMDGPAIRRALRKVGADEFRDLVMVAWAARRALDARPDAAESERWTAMLDAARDWVPVDLPVKGRDLMEMGVPHGPEIGGLLAALDAWWEDLDYRPDRAQCLDKLRELMAARS
- the tldD gene encoding metalloprotease TldD, which encodes MSNLAVAQDLFFTQTGLDADGLRRIVAEALEGADDGELFLEYRQSESLVLDDGQIKSASFDTTQGFGLRAVAGEAHGYAHGSELSEAAIRRAAGTVRAVRSGHSGVMAAPPVAGTRALYTEINPLAQVPFEDKVRLLEEIDSYTRAKDNRVRQVTASLAGSWQAVTILRADGTLAADIRPMVRLGVNVVLGDGERMETGGHGMGGRIGYGGVMGLADWHHCADEALRQASVNLGSVPAPAGEMPVVLGNGWPGVMLHEAVGHGLEGDFNRKATSAFTGKIGARVASPGVTVVDDGTIPDRRGSLSIDDEGTPTSRTVLIEDGILVGYLQDRMNARLMGVAATGNGRRQSYAHAPIPRMTNTFMLAGTLDPAEIIASVPRGIYAVNFGGGQVDITNGKFVFSASEAYLIENGKLGPAVKGATLIGNGPDALTRVTMIGNDLALDPGIGTCGKDGQGVPVGVGQPTLRMDGLTVGGTAA